From a single Thermodesulfobacteriota bacterium genomic region:
- a CDS encoding helix-turn-helix domain-containing protein, translating into MSLSNRDQVLTTEDAIRYLKISKPTFLKYVHTGRIKAIKAGKGWRVLLSELNRFLRGEEYRR; encoded by the coding sequence ATGTCTTTATCAAATAGGGATCAAGTCCTGACAACCGAGGATGCCATTCGATACCTCAAGATCTCCAAACCCACCTTCCTGAAGTACGTCCATACCGGCAGGATCAAGGCCATAAAGGCGGGGAAAGGGTGGAGGGTCCTCCTTTCGGAGCTGAACCGGTTTTTAAGAGGGGAGGAATATCGAAGATGA